DNA from Synechococcus elongatus PCC 6301:
TGTCGATATCGTTGCCCACCAACGGCACAGCCCGACCGGTTACTTCCAGGATTTCGCTACCCATGTGACTCGCGCATGCAAACAGTGCTCCCTAGATCATGCCTGATTGCTGAGCGATGCTGACGAAAGAGGGAGGAGCGATCGCCTCAATCTGGTCACGATCAGTCTGCTTGGGCCGCAATATCCTCGTCACCAGCCTCATCTAGCAGTGCATCCGCCACATACTCGATGATCCGCAGACAGGCATGCCGACAGCCATCCCGGCAATCATCAAACATTTCCGTGATGTGCTCGCCCGGTAGCCCAGCATCCTGCAGCAACTTGACTACGCGCAGGTTCGCTTCCCAGTCTTCGCCAAAAACAGCTTCATTGACGAGCTCCTCTGCTACCGCAAAGGCATTACAGAGATAAACGCCCGCTTCCTCTGTCGGCTCGGCTGCAGCCAAGGGATGGAGGAATTGCGGTGTTTCTTGTTCTGACATCAGGGCCTGGGGCAGACAGCAGGTTGGTTGCAGTGTAGCGGAGGGGGGTCACAAATGGGTGACACGGGTTCTGACGCTGGCGATTTCAGCAGCCAAACTGGGCTGGTACAGCAACTGTTGTAAGGGTGCCCAAGCTTGCACCTCTTCGTATATGGCGCGATAACCACTGACATTCGGATGAAGCCCATCGGGACCGAGGCAAGACTGCCACCATTCTTCGCCCCGTTCCCACCAGCGGCTGAACAGATCGAGATAGGGCAGATTCAGTTCTTCACAAGCCTGCTGCGTAATTGCCGTATATTCACGCTGATCCGCATGGTTGAACCAGAGGCAATCGGCGAACGGCATCTGCGCTTCGGACACTGGCACCATGCCGATCACGAGGGTCGGCGCAAGCGATTTTGATTCCTGCAGCAAGGCTTGGATCGCTTCCGTAAAGCGATCGCGTGGACACATTTGTCGTCCTTTCAAAGAACCAATGCGGGCGGAATCATTAATACCGACCGAGAGCAGGATGACATCGGGTTGTTGGCGCCGCAATTCACCCCGACAGCGAAATTCGGCCTCTAGGCGTTGCTGAACTTGCTCTACCCCATCCCCACGGACGCCGAGGTTGTAGAGCACTGGGCCGGGGCGATCGGGGTGCATCCACTGACGTCGTAGCCGCTCCACCCAGCCACCGCCCTCTGGATCACCGTAGCCATAAATTGTGCTGTCCCCAATCGCGATCCAACGCTGCGGAACCAGCGGCCGAACTGTCGAACCCATCGCTTACTAAGCAAAAGTGCTGATCAAGATAGCACCTTGTCTCCAGTCACGGTGGACAAGGACGACTAATGCAGCCTCAAACCGAGACACCAAGCAGGCTGTTTTGGAAGAGCTGTAACCGTTCCAGACCCTTTTCAATCGTTTGGCAGTCAGTGGCGTAGGAGAGCCGGATGCTGCGATCGTCGCCAAAGGCAATGCCGGGAATGGCTGCAACTTGATGTTGATCCAACAGTTGACGGCAATAGGTCATCGAGTCGAGACCTGTTTTGCTGATGTCCACGAAGACGTAGAACGCCCCTTCCGGTATTGGACAGGAGAGCCCCGCGATTTGATTCAGTCCGTTCAAGATCAACTGACGCCGCTCCGTAAAGGCAGCCAGCATTTCTGCCACACAATCCTGTGGACCTTGCAGAGCTGCGATCGCGCCGTACTGGGCAAAGGTGCAGACGTTTGAGGTGCTGTGGCTTTGCAGCGATGCAGCAGCAGCAATTAGCTCGCTCGGACCCGCGAGGTAGCCAACCCGCCATCCTGTCATCGAGTAGGCTTTGGCGAAGCCGTTGCTGATCAGCGTTCGTTCAAAACAGGCGGGGCTCAAGCTGCCAATGCTGTGGTGATCGGCTCCGTCGTAAAGGATCTTTTCGTAAATTTCATCAGAAACGACCCAAAAGTCATGGGCTTCAATGATCGGCGCGATCGCTTCCAGTTCTTGCCGGCTATAGACCATCCCCGTGGGATTGGAGGGGGAATTCAGCACTAGCAGCCGTGTCCGAGGCGTAATCGCCCCTGCCAATTGCTGCGGCTGGAGTTTAAAGCCGTCGCTGGCGAAAGTTTCAACGATGACGGGCACACCGCCCGCCAACTTGACCATTTCGGGATAGCTCAACCAGTAAGGTGCGGGGATAATCACCTCATCGCCCGGATCGAGCAGCACCTGCATCAGGTTGTAGAGTGACTGCTTACCGCCATTGGTGACGAGAATGTTGGCGGCTTGGTAATCGAGTCCGTTGTCGGCGCGCAATTTTTGGGCGATCGCTTCGCGCAGATCAGGTTCACCGGCTGCAGGACCGTAGCGAGTTTTGCCCTCTGCTAGCGCTTGAGCTGCTGCATTGCGAATGTGCAAAGGTGTTTCAAAGTCGGGCTCCCCGGCGCTGAAGCTGCAGACATCCAAGCCCTCAGCTTTCATCGCTTTGGCTTGGGCAGCGATCGCGAGAGTCAACGATGGTGACACTCGCCCCACACGCTCGGATAGTTTCATGAAAGCGGCTGGCGGCGCAGGTGGCAAAAAGGCAATCTTTCGATCTTAAAGTCTTGGCTCACTCCACGACGCATCAATTTTTGAAGAATTTGCAGTTGTGACTGACAGAATCCATGCTCACTCTTGAAATGACCTTGGCCGTACAGAATCTAGCGGTGATGCAGGCGTTCTATACAGCTCTGCTGGGCAGCGGGCCAGGGGTGGTTTGGGGCGATCGCTACGCGGGTTTTCAGATTCACGGGCAACGACTAGGATTGTTCCGCCCCCGCGCTGAGGAGCGCGATCGCTGGCGATCGGCGGCTGGTGCTTGGAGTCTCTGCCTTTACGTGCCGGATCTGGAAATGGCTTGTCAGACGGTGCTGGCAGCCGGTGGATGGATTGAATCCGCGGCGATCGCCGAAACCTACGGACGCGAATGTTACGCCCAAGATCCCGAAGGGAATCGACTCCTGCTCTGTCAGGGTGAGCCTCCGGTTACGATTCCAGATCCCCAGCCCGCTTAAGATCGAGCCAGCGATCGCAATCTGGGGCTATGAGCGAGGATCAAATTAGTCTGTTCGACTTCGGTGCTGCAGCGGAACCGGTGGCCGACGCCCCAGCCACGGTCGATCGCGCCGCAATTCCGACGAGCGCCAGTATTCCGATTCCTGCAGGAACTTTCAGCACTGTCGAAGAGCTGCTAGAGCCCTGTAATGCTTGCCAGCGCTGTGGATTGGGGCAAACCCGCACCCATGCGGTGGTGGGGCGCGGTAATCCTCAAGCCAAGCTGATGGTGATTGGCGAAGGCCCTGGCGAGAACGAGGATCTACAAGGCCTGCCGTTTGTTGGTAAAGCGGGTCAATTGCTCGATCGCATTCTGGCGGCGGTCAGCCTCGATAGCAATCGCGACGTCTACATCGCCAACATCGTCAAATGTCGGCCGCCGGGGAACCGCAAGCCCACGCCCGAGGAAATGGCGGCCTGTGTGCCCTACTTGCAAGAGCAGGTGCGCCTGGTCCAACCCAAGATCATTCTTTTGGCGGGCGCGACGGCGGTGCAAGGGCTGCTGGGTGACAAGCGCGGCATCACCAAAATTCGCGGCCTCTGGATGGAATGGCAAGGCATTGCCTGTATGCCCGTCTTTCACCCGGCCTATCTGCTGCGCAACCCGTCCAAAGAGCAGGGCAGTCCCAAATGGCTGATGTGGCAGGACATCCAAGAAGTCAAACGGCGCCTCGACGAATTGTCCGCAACCCCCTAAGCCCTCGAGAACTGTCATGAACCGTCTGTTGCGATCGCTCCTCATGGCTTTTTGCCTGCTGATTTGTGGGCTGACTATCGCTCCAATTTCCACTCAGGCTGCACCGGCAACTGGAGCAGCGCTCTTCGAGGCACAGTGCGTTGGTTGCCATATTGGCGGCGGCAATATTATTCGCCGGGGCAAAACCCTACAACTCAAAGCCCTGAAAAAAAATGGTTACGACACTGCTGAAGCGATCGCGACGATCGTCAGCCAGGGCAAAAACAACATGTCCGCCTACAGCGATCGCCTCAGCCCCGAGGAAATTGCGATCGTTTCCGCCTATGTGCTGGAACAAGCCAACGCGGGCTGGCCTCGGTCATAATCCCTGTCGCTAAGCGGAACGATTCAGAAGCTTTGGACAGGACTCGCCCTGAATTCCGAGGATTCTTGCTGCGTCGGGAGTCCAGTGAATCGGTCTGCTGCGGGTGTGAACCGAGTGCCCTTAACAATGTGCGATTGAGTCAGATCAGAGTGCTTCAAAAGCCAGCAAACCTCTACTCAAGCTAGCTAGCCTTTTAAGTTGTTGAAGTTAGAACGGGACTGACGGGGCTCGAACCCGCAACTTCCGCCGTGACAGGGCGGTGCTCTAACCGATTGAACTACAGTCCCAGTTGCAACTCATTACTGAGCGCATGAATAATCATGCCTGTCTGTCCAGCCTGTGTCAAGCCTTTCCGACAAAGTTTTTGTGCGGTTCCAGTGAATTGCTTTCCGATCGCTTGCTAATCGCCATCAGTGAAAGCTGTGATCATCGCTGCTGATCAAAACTCACTCAAAACAAAACCCTCAGTCCTGTGACTGAAGGTTGTTTAAAACGCGCCCTGGAGGACTTGAACCCCCGACATCAGGTTTTGGAGACCTGCGTTCTACCAACTGAACTAAGAGCGCAAGAGCAGAGGCCGAAACCTCTTGCATTGTATCGGATGCCGATCCTTAGATCGAGCGATCGAAGCGCTGTTTGACGCGGGTTGCTTTGCCGACGCGATCGCGCAGGTAGTACAGCTTCGCCCGACGCACTCGACCGCGACGGAGAACTTGCACACTAGCGACGGCCGGCGAGTGAAGCAGGAAGACCCGTTCAACGCCTACACCTTGGAAGATGCGGCGAACGGTAATGCTCTCGTTGATGCCACCGCCACTGTTGGCGATTACAACCCCTTCATACGGCTGTACGCGCTCTTTGCCACCCTCTTGGATGCGAACGCCCACTTTGACCGTGTCACCGACGTAGATCGTCGGCAAGTCCGACTTGGTGTATTCCGCTTCAATTGAGCGGATGATTTCTTGGGCGCCCATAGACCCGCTGTAAAACTCACAGTCCACTAGCTTAGCGAAGTTGATTGTCACTTGTCTAGAGGGGAATGCTAAAAATGCCCCCGATCGCTGCTTGAGGATTGCGCTATGGCTCATCTCTCATCTCTATGGAAACCGCAAGGGCTGCGCCACTGGCTGCTATGGTTGGCGATCGTGCTCTGGGCTGCTTGGTGCTGCTGGCCGAGACCAGTGATCGCGGCCACCGTTCGGCAAAGCATTAGCATCGATCTCGGGAATGCAGCAGGCGAGCTGCGCTTTTTCCCCAGTCAACTCCGGCTCAAAGCGGGCCAGCCCTACGAATTGGCCTTACATAATCCCAGCCCACTCAAGCACTACTTCACCGCCAAAGACTTTAGCGATGCTATCTGGACTCGCAAAGTCGATGCCGGTGGTGTCGAAGTCAAGGGCAGCATTCGGGAGCTGGAGCTGCGGCCTGGCAGTGAAGCCGTGTGGCAATTTACCCCGGAACGGCCCGGACAATATGACCTACGCTGTCGCATTGCGGGGCATACCGATGCGGGCATGACAGGACAGTTAATCGTCGAGTAACTCGCTGAGATTTCTAAGGGTGAAGCCTGTCTAGCGGTCGGGCGATCGCGGTGGATTCACGCCGGGCTATCTCAGTGGGGAGTCTTGGTGCTCTGTTGTCTGCTCAATCGCTTGCCCTCTGCAGCTTTCATTTCAGCGCGATCGGTATCTGAGGGAGAATAAAGACCCGCCGCTGTCTATGTGCTGGTTATGCGTCGTTTTGTTCTCTGCTGCCTGACCGTCCTGATCTTGGGAATGAGCTGCTTGTGGTCACCCGCAGCGCAGGCCAGCCTGCAAGACGATCGCTTTGACGGCAACATTTTTGCGCTCTATGCAGGCAATGGATCGCTGGTGCCGCCTCGGATGCCTTTGAGTCAGGCGATCGCAGAGCACCGCCCCTCGCTATTGGTCTTCTATTTAGATGACAGCCGCGATTGCAAGCAGTTCGCCAGTGTGGTTTCGCAGCTGCAAGCGCCCTTCGGTCGGGTAGTGGAGTTCATTCCCGTCAATGCTGATACGGTGCAGGGCGATCGCCCACAAGATCCGGCTGAAGCAGGTTTCTATTACCAAGGTGTGGTGCCCCAAGTCGTTGTCTTCGATCAGCAAGGCAAGGTTCGCCTCAATCAAACCGGATTGGTTGCCTACGATGCGATCGACGATGCGTTGCGGTCGGTGTTGGATCTGCCCGCGCGATCGCAGACGGAGACGACTCGTCCTCGCATCCTCAACGAAATCAACACCGAATTGGTGCAGTAGTCAGGGGACTGAGCTAGGGCGATCGCAGTCTGTAGTCTGTCGGACTTGATCCCGATACGGGGTTAACCCTCAGCACACAGGGAGCGGCAGGCAAAGCGAGCGCTAGACTGAAGAAACGTCGCTCAGCGGAACCGCTTGGCTATGCTCGAATCGATTCAAGCAGTGCAGGCACCTTATTACGGGGATGTGTCCTACCGGACGCCGCCACCGGATTTGCCCTCGTTGCTGCTCAAGGAGCGGATTATCTACCTCGGCATGCCGTTGTTCTCGTCTGACGATGTGAAGCGGCAAGTGGGTTTCGATGTGACGGAGCTGATCATTGCTCAGCTGCTCTATCTGGAATTCGATAATCCCGAGAAGCCGATTTACTTCTACATCAATTCCACCGGCACCTCTTGGTACACCGGCGATGCGATCGGCTACGAAACCGAAGCCTTCGCCATCTGCGACACGATGCGCTACATCAAGCCGCCGGTACACACCATCTGCATCGGTCAGGCAATGGGAACGGCGGCCATGATTCTCTCGGGTGGGACGCCGGGCAACCGCGCCAGCTTGCCCCACGCCACGATCGTGCTCAACCAGCCCCGTACTGGTGCTCAGGGTCAGGCCTCGGATATTCAAATCCGCGCCAAAGAGGTGCTGGCTAACAAGCGCACCATGCTGGAGATCTTTGCTCGCAACACAGGTCAAGATCCCGATCGCTTGGCCCGCGACACCGATCGCATGCTTTATATGACTCCGGCTCAGGCTGTGGAGTATGGCTTGATCGATCGCGTCCTCGACAGCCGCAAGGATTTGCCTGCGCCGTTGCCAAGCTTCTCCTAGTCTTCCGACCGTCTTTGTCCTGTCCTCCACCCATCCTGCGCTATGCCTATTGGAGTCCCGAGCGTTCCCTACCGTCTTCCGGGAAGCAGCTTTGAACGCTGGATCGATATCTACAACCGTCTAGCGATGGAGCGGATCATCTTCCTCGGGCAGGAAGTGACCGATGGCTTGGCCAATAGCATTGTGGCTCAGCTGCTCTATCTTGATTCGGAAGACTCCAGCAAGCCGATCTATCTCTACATCAACTCGCCCGGTGGCTCAGTCACGGCGGGGATGGCGATCTACGACACGATGCAATACATCAAGTCGCCGGTGATCACTATTTGCTTGGGTCTGGCGGCTTCGATGGGTGCGTTCCTGCTCTGCGCCGGCAGCAAAGGAAAACGGCTCGCATTGCCTCATTCGCGGATT
Protein-coding regions in this window:
- a CDS encoding ATP-dependent Clp protease proteolytic subunit, with translation MLESIQAVQAPYYGDVSYRTPPPDLPSLLLKERIIYLGMPLFSSDDVKRQVGFDVTELIIAQLLYLEFDNPEKPIYFYINSTGTSWYTGDAIGYETEAFAICDTMRYIKPPVHTICIGQAMGTAAMILSGGTPGNRASLPHATIVLNQPRTGAQGQASDIQIRAKEVLANKRTMLEIFARNTGQDPDRLARDTDRMLYMTPAQAVEYGLIDRVLDSRKDLPAPLPSFS
- a CDS encoding cupredoxin domain-containing protein — its product is MAHLSSLWKPQGLRHWLLWLAIVLWAAWCCWPRPVIAATVRQSISIDLGNAAGELRFFPSQLRLKAGQPYELALHNPSPLKHYFTAKDFSDAIWTRKVDAGGVEVKGSIRELELRPGSEAVWQFTPERPGQYDLRCRIAGHTDAGMTGQLIVE
- the rplS gene encoding 50S ribosomal protein L19; amino-acid sequence: MGAQEIIRSIEAEYTKSDLPTIYVGDTVKVGVRIQEGGKERVQPYEGVVIANSGGGINESITVRRIFQGVGVERVFLLHSPAVASVQVLRRGRVRRAKLYYLRDRVGKATRVKQRFDRSI
- a CDS encoding c-type cytochrome, producing MNRLLRSLLMAFCLLICGLTIAPISTQAAPATGAALFEAQCVGCHIGGGNIIRRGKTLQLKALKKNGYDTAEAIATIVSQGKNNMSAYSDRLSPEEIAIVSAYVLEQANAGWPRS
- a CDS encoding uracil-DNA glycosylase, yielding MSEDQISLFDFGAAAEPVADAPATVDRAAIPTSASIPIPAGTFSTVEELLEPCNACQRCGLGQTRTHAVVGRGNPQAKLMVIGEGPGENEDLQGLPFVGKAGQLLDRILAAVSLDSNRDVYIANIVKCRPPGNRKPTPEEMAACVPYLQEQVRLVQPKIILLAGATAVQGLLGDKRGITKIRGLWMEWQGIACMPVFHPAYLLRNPSKEQGSPKWLMWQDIQEVKRRLDELSATP
- a CDS encoding pyridoxal phosphate-dependent aminotransferase; amino-acid sequence: MKLSERVGRVSPSLTLAIAAQAKAMKAEGLDVCSFSAGEPDFETPLHIRNAAAQALAEGKTRYGPAAGEPDLREAIAQKLRADNGLDYQAANILVTNGGKQSLYNLMQVLLDPGDEVIIPAPYWLSYPEMVKLAGGVPVIVETFASDGFKLQPQQLAGAITPRTRLLVLNSPSNPTGMVYSRQELEAIAPIIEAHDFWVVSDEIYEKILYDGADHHSIGSLSPACFERTLISNGFAKAYSMTGWRVGYLAGPSELIAAAASLQSHSTSNVCTFAQYGAIAALQGPQDCVAEMLAAFTERRQLILNGLNQIAGLSCPIPEGAFYVFVDISKTGLDSMTYCRQLLDQHQVAAIPGIAFGDDRSIRLSYATDCQTIEKGLERLQLFQNSLLGVSV
- a CDS encoding GDSL-type esterase/lipase family protein gives rise to the protein MGSTVRPLVPQRWIAIGDSTIYGYGDPEGGGWVERLRRQWMHPDRPGPVLYNLGVRGDGVEQVQQRLEAEFRCRGELRRQQPDVILLSVGINDSARIGSLKGRQMCPRDRFTEAIQALLQESKSLAPTLVIGMVPVSEAQMPFADCLWFNHADQREYTAITQQACEELNLPYLDLFSRWWERGEEWWQSCLGPDGLHPNVSGYRAIYEEVQAWAPLQQLLYQPSLAAEIASVRTRVTHL
- a CDS encoding VOC family protein, whose product is MLTLEMTLAVQNLAVMQAFYTALLGSGPGVVWGDRYAGFQIHGQRLGLFRPRAEERDRWRSAAGAWSLCLYVPDLEMACQTVLAAGGWIESAAIAETYGRECYAQDPEGNRLLLCQGEPPVTIPDPQPA
- a CDS encoding ATP-dependent Clp protease proteolytic subunit produces the protein MPIGVPSVPYRLPGSSFERWIDIYNRLAMERIIFLGQEVTDGLANSIVAQLLYLDSEDSSKPIYLYINSPGGSVTAGMAIYDTMQYIKSPVITICLGLAASMGAFLLCAGSKGKRLALPHSRIMIHQPLGGTGRRQASDIEIEAKEILRIKKLLNQIMADRTGQPLEKIEKDTDRDYFMSAEEAREYGLIDQVIAERPV
- a CDS encoding thylakoid membrane photosystem I accumulation factor, with translation MRRFVLCCLTVLILGMSCLWSPAAQASLQDDRFDGNIFALYAGNGSLVPPRMPLSQAIAEHRPSLLVFYLDDSRDCKQFASVVSQLQAPFGRVVEFIPVNADTVQGDRPQDPAEAGFYYQGVVPQVVVFDQQGKVRLNQTGLVAYDAIDDALRSVLDLPARSQTETTRPRILNEINTELVQ